Proteins from a genomic interval of Brucella melitensis bv. 1 str. 16M:
- the virB11 gene encoding P-type DNA transfer ATPase VirB11 — MSNRSDFIVPDEAAVKRAASVNFHLEPLRPWLDDPQITEVCVNRPGEVFCERASAWEYYAVPNLDYEHLISLGTATARFVDQDISDSRPVLSAILPMGERIQIVRPPACEHGTISVTIRKPSFTRRTLEDYAQQGFFKHVRPMSKSLTPFEQELLALKEAGDYMSFLRRAVQLERVIVVAGETGSGKTTLMKALMQEIPFDQRLITIEDVPELFLPDHPNHVHLFYPSEAKEEENAPVTAATLLRSCLRMKPTRILLAELRGGETYDFINVAASGHGGSITSCHAGSCELTFERLALMVLQNRQGRQLPYEIIRRLLYLVVDVVVHVHNGVHDGTGRHISEVWYDPNTKRALSLQHSEKAQ; from the coding sequence ATGTCAAACCGAAGTGACTTTATTGTGCCTGACGAGGCGGCTGTCAAACGGGCGGCCTCGGTCAATTTCCATCTGGAACCGCTGCGCCCTTGGTTGGACGATCCGCAGATCACCGAAGTTTGCGTGAACCGGCCGGGCGAAGTGTTCTGCGAGCGAGCAAGCGCGTGGGAATACTATGCGGTGCCAAACCTCGACTATGAACACCTGATTTCGCTGGGAACCGCCACCGCGCGGTTTGTGGATCAGGATATTTCGGACAGCCGACCGGTGCTGTCTGCGATCCTGCCGATGGGTGAGCGCATTCAGATTGTGCGCCCGCCCGCATGTGAGCACGGCACCATCTCGGTGACGATCCGCAAGCCGTCTTTCACCCGGCGCACACTGGAAGACTATGCGCAGCAGGGCTTTTTCAAACACGTCAGACCCATGAGTAAGAGCCTGACGCCGTTTGAACAGGAACTGCTCGCATTGAAGGAAGCTGGTGATTACATGAGCTTCCTGCGGCGGGCGGTACAGCTTGAAAGGGTGATCGTCGTCGCCGGCGAGACGGGATCAGGCAAGACCACACTGATGAAAGCGCTGATGCAGGAAATTCCGTTCGATCAGCGCCTGATCACCATCGAGGACGTACCGGAGTTGTTCTTGCCGGACCATCCGAACCACGTCCACCTGTTTTATCCGAGCGAAGCGAAGGAAGAAGAAAACGCACCAGTGACGGCCGCCACGCTACTGCGGAGCTGCCTGCGCATGAAACCGACGCGCATCCTGCTTGCCGAGCTGCGCGGCGGCGAGACTTACGATTTCATCAACGTGGCCGCGTCCGGCCATGGCGGCAGCATCACCAGTTGCCATGCCGGTTCGTGCGAACTGACTTTCGAGCGGCTGGCATTGATGGTGTTGCAGAACCGCCAGGGCCGCCAGTTGCCATACGAGATCATCCGCCGGCTGCTCTATCTGGTGGTGGATGTCGTCGTGCACGTCCACAATGGCGTGCACGACGGCACTGGCCGCCATATATCTGAAGTTTGGTACGACCCGAATACAAAACGGGCACTGTCACTGCAACACAGTGAGAAGGCGCAATGA
- a CDS encoding OmpA family protein: protein MRTLVMVACAVSLAACSSPPKPPTVSGRHRIPINSPAAQEELRLQVFPQEPTAQATMWPARPPKQTVNVYFPQDVTVFRPTSAQINQLHTLLWPVPKHINVRGLTDNSCPPPGDTQVARVRALAIYNWLINQGVPASRITISYAPVKDYASNAPLSPGRVLNRRVDIEILRK from the coding sequence ATGCGCACATTGGTTATGGTCGCATGCGCTGTCTCTCTGGCCGCTTGTTCCAGCCCGCCGAAGCCGCCCACAGTCAGCGGACGCCACCGCATTCCGATAAACAGCCCGGCGGCACAAGAGGAACTGCGCTTGCAGGTTTTCCCGCAAGAACCCACCGCGCAAGCAACCATGTGGCCAGCACGACCGCCCAAACAAACAGTCAACGTGTATTTTCCCCAGGATGTGACGGTATTCCGGCCAACATCCGCACAGATAAACCAACTCCACACACTGCTCTGGCCCGTGCCCAAGCATATCAACGTCAGGGGCCTGACGGACAACAGCTGCCCTCCTCCCGGTGATACGCAAGTCGCGCGTGTCCGTGCGCTGGCTATCTATAATTGGCTGATCAATCAAGGCGTACCCGCCAGCAGGATCACCATAAGCTATGCCCCGGTAAAAGATTACGCATCAAATGCCCCCCTTTCACCGGGCCGCGTCCTGAACAGGCGCGTGGATATCGAAATTTTACGCAAGTAA
- a CDS encoding DUF459 domain-containing protein — MREALTSGKFLKLAGMMLAAAALLLTSLAAATAQERPRTLFDLLFGSRQAQPQRQYERPAPQRVKPKPKRPRASSPAARAAAPSAAAPAVEIATKKPDAKKILVVGDFIGNGLAEGLDAAFATDPDLTVATRVNGSSGFVRDDYFNWPDNIGKILDEEKPAAVVVMIGANDRQAITANGNSLQPRSPEWNAEYQKRVAAFTKVISDRHYPLVWVGQPPFRPKGMSQDMLALNEIYRNAAEKAGGKFADVWDGFVDEEGNFTQTGFDINGQTARLRANDGINITSTGKRKLAFYAEKPLHAYLGVSREEGNSLPATHSLDPSKPVDRVAPVSLRDINKDDSGILLGGTPAMQAKPLKTEQKKANPSPGRADDFSWPRNGKAPQKIAK, encoded by the coding sequence ATGCGTGAAGCTCTGACAAGCGGAAAATTTCTGAAACTGGCCGGCATGATGCTGGCCGCTGCGGCACTTCTGCTCACAAGCCTTGCCGCCGCAACGGCACAGGAGCGCCCGCGCACCCTTTTCGATCTCCTTTTCGGCTCAAGACAAGCCCAACCCCAGCGCCAGTATGAGCGCCCCGCACCCCAGCGCGTGAAACCGAAGCCCAAGCGCCCCAGGGCATCTTCACCTGCCGCGCGCGCCGCCGCCCCATCAGCCGCCGCTCCCGCCGTCGAAATCGCCACTAAAAAACCGGATGCGAAGAAGATACTGGTGGTCGGCGATTTTATCGGCAATGGCCTTGCCGAAGGGCTGGATGCAGCCTTCGCCACCGATCCCGACCTGACGGTCGCAACCCGTGTAAACGGTTCTTCCGGCTTCGTGCGCGACGATTATTTCAACTGGCCGGACAATATCGGCAAGATACTGGACGAGGAAAAACCCGCTGCCGTTGTCGTTATGATCGGCGCAAACGACCGGCAGGCAATCACCGCAAACGGGAACAGCCTCCAGCCGCGCTCGCCGGAATGGAATGCGGAATATCAAAAACGCGTTGCCGCCTTCACCAAGGTCATCAGCGACAGGCATTATCCGCTCGTCTGGGTTGGCCAGCCACCTTTCCGCCCCAAGGGCATGTCGCAGGATATGCTGGCACTCAATGAAATCTATCGCAATGCCGCCGAAAAGGCGGGCGGCAAATTTGCCGATGTGTGGGATGGTTTCGTGGATGAAGAAGGCAATTTTACCCAGACCGGCTTCGATATTAACGGCCAGACGGCACGGCTGCGCGCCAATGACGGAATCAACATAACGTCAACAGGCAAACGCAAACTCGCCTTCTATGCGGAAAAACCGCTGCACGCCTATCTGGGCGTCAGCAGGGAAGAAGGCAACTCTCTGCCCGCAACCCACAGCCTGGACCCTTCCAAACCTGTCGATCGCGTCGCGCCTGTCAGCCTGCGCGATATCAACAAGGACGACAGTGGCATATTGCTGGGTGGGACGCCCGCCATGCAAGCAAAGCCATTGAAAACCGAGCAGAAAAAAGCCAACCCCTCGCCCGGACGCGCTGATGATTTTTCCTGGCCGCGCAATGGAAAAGCCCCCCAGAAAATAGCCAAGTAA
- a CDS encoding amino acid permease — translation MNTISKPSVDLHREEEPHLARNLSNRHLQLIAIGGTIGTGLFMGSGKAVSLAGPSILLIYAITGFMLFFVMRALGEILLSNLQYRSFADFAGDYLGPCAQFFTGWTYWLCWIVTAVAEVVAVPGYVSFWFPHLAPWIPALGLITILLILNLPTVRNFGEIEFWFALIKIITIIGLIITGIYMLMTGFVLPNGTQASIAHLWNHGGFFPNGSLGFIAGFQISVFAFVGIELVGTAAAEAENPMRNLPKAINNIPIRIVLFYIGALFVIITVTPWNQVDPNSSPFVAMFSLAGIGIAAHFINFVVLTSASSSSNSGIYSTSRMVYGLATVGLAPKAFSKLSNRKVPVHALIFSCIFLLSSVVLLYAGQSMIQVFTLVTTISALLFIFIWSIILVSYLQYRRKHPERHEKSTFKMPGGRASVVMVFIFFAFVLWALTQEPDTLAAMKVTPLWFVLLGIAYWVMKLKQKQS, via the coding sequence ATGAATACTATATCAAAGCCTTCCGTTGATTTGCACCGGGAGGAGGAACCTCATCTTGCACGTAATCTATCCAATCGACACCTCCAGCTGATCGCCATCGGCGGCACGATCGGCACCGGCCTTTTCATGGGGTCGGGCAAAGCCGTTTCGCTGGCGGGGCCTTCGATCCTGCTCATCTATGCGATCACCGGCTTCATGCTGTTTTTCGTCATGCGCGCGCTGGGCGAAATTCTGCTTTCCAACCTGCAATATCGCTCCTTCGCGGACTTCGCGGGTGACTATCTGGGGCCATGCGCACAATTTTTCACCGGCTGGACCTACTGGCTATGCTGGATCGTGACGGCCGTGGCCGAAGTCGTGGCCGTTCCCGGCTATGTCTCATTCTGGTTTCCTCATCTGGCGCCGTGGATCCCGGCCCTCGGCCTCATCACAATACTGCTGATACTGAATCTGCCGACCGTGCGCAATTTTGGTGAAATCGAATTCTGGTTCGCCCTCATCAAAATTATCACCATTATCGGGCTGATTATTACTGGCATATACATGCTCATGACGGGCTTTGTCTTGCCCAATGGCACCCAGGCATCAATTGCCCATCTGTGGAACCATGGCGGGTTCTTCCCCAATGGTTCTCTTGGCTTTATCGCCGGGTTCCAGATATCGGTTTTTGCTTTCGTCGGTATCGAACTCGTGGGCACGGCTGCTGCGGAGGCCGAAAACCCGATGCGAAACCTGCCGAAGGCGATCAATAATATCCCGATCCGTATCGTTCTTTTTTATATTGGCGCGCTGTTTGTCATCATCACCGTCACTCCGTGGAATCAGGTGGACCCGAATTCAAGTCCCTTCGTGGCCATGTTCTCGCTCGCCGGTATCGGCATAGCAGCCCATTTCATAAATTTTGTCGTTCTGACTTCGGCATCGTCGAGTTCAAATTCCGGCATCTACTCGACCTCGCGCATGGTCTACGGCCTTGCCACTGTCGGGCTTGCACCGAAAGCCTTCAGTAAACTGAGCAATCGCAAGGTGCCGGTCCACGCGCTAATCTTCTCTTGCATATTCCTGCTGTCGAGCGTGGTTCTGCTTTATGCAGGCCAGAGCATGATCCAGGTCTTCACACTCGTCACGACGATTTCGGCGCTCCTGTTCATTTTCATCTGGTCGATTATCCTGGTGTCTTACCTGCAATATCGCCGCAAGCACCCCGAACGGCATGAAAAATCCACCTTCAAGATGCCCGGTGGACGTGCATCTGTCGTTATGGTCTTCATTTTCTTTGCCTTCGTCCTTTGGGCGCTGACACAGGAACCGGATACGTTAGCCGCGATGAAAGTCACGCCATTGTGGTTCGTGCTTCTGGGCATTGCCTATTGGGTCATGAAATTAAAGCAAAAGCAGAGCTAA
- a CDS encoding glutamate synthase subunit beta: MGKVTGFLEIDRQVAKYQPASDRIRHFREFTIPMTDGEVQKQAARCMDCGIPYCHGPTGCPVHNQIPDWNDLVYNNNWDQAIRNLHLTNNFPEFTGRICPAPCEEACTLNLEDMPVAIKTVEQALGDKAYELGYIVPQPAASKTGKLVAIIGSGPAGLAAAQQLARAGHMVDVYERESRPGGLLRYGIPDFKMEKHLIDRRVAQMEGEGVRFHCGVNIGVDKPLRGLLDTYDAVLYCGGSETPRPAGIPGADLDGVHDAMPYLVQQNRRVGRENIESVAWASVPILAGGKHVVVVGGGDTASDCVGTAFRQGAVNVTQLDIRPQPPEKEDKLSVWPYWATKMRTSSSQAEGASREFQVATLEFIGEDGRLTHVKCCQVDEKRRPIAGTEFFIKADLAFIAIGFAGPVEDSVVKEMDGKLEIATDRRGSKSVKANDRDYRTNVDKLYAAGDIRRGQSLVVWAIREGRQAAHAIDADLMGSSVLPR; the protein is encoded by the coding sequence ATGGGTAAGGTAACTGGTTTTCTTGAAATCGACCGGCAGGTGGCGAAGTACCAGCCGGCGTCGGATCGTATCCGCCACTTCCGCGAATTCACCATCCCGATGACGGATGGCGAGGTGCAGAAGCAGGCGGCGCGCTGCATGGATTGCGGCATTCCATACTGCCACGGGCCGACGGGCTGCCCGGTGCACAACCAGATCCCGGACTGGAACGATCTCGTCTATAACAACAACTGGGATCAGGCGATCAGGAACCTGCACCTGACCAACAATTTCCCGGAATTCACCGGTCGTATCTGCCCGGCGCCTTGCGAGGAAGCCTGCACGCTGAACCTTGAGGACATGCCGGTTGCAATCAAGACCGTGGAACAGGCGCTGGGCGACAAGGCCTATGAGCTTGGCTATATCGTGCCGCAGCCTGCCGCCAGCAAGACCGGCAAGTTGGTTGCCATCATCGGCTCCGGCCCGGCTGGCCTTGCGGCGGCGCAGCAGCTTGCGCGTGCGGGCCACATGGTTGATGTCTATGAGCGCGAAAGCCGCCCCGGCGGATTGCTGCGCTATGGCATTCCCGATTTCAAGATGGAAAAGCACCTGATCGACCGCCGCGTCGCGCAGATGGAAGGCGAGGGGGTGCGTTTCCATTGCGGTGTGAATATCGGCGTCGACAAGCCGTTGCGCGGCCTTCTCGATACTTATGATGCGGTGCTTTATTGCGGCGGTTCGGAAACCCCCCGCCCGGCGGGCATTCCCGGCGCCGATCTTGATGGTGTCCATGATGCCATGCCCTATCTCGTGCAGCAGAACCGCCGCGTTGGCCGCGAAAACATCGAGTCCGTCGCCTGGGCTTCGGTTCCGATTCTCGCAGGCGGCAAGCATGTCGTAGTTGTCGGCGGCGGCGATACGGCATCGGATTGCGTCGGCACGGCTTTCCGTCAGGGCGCGGTCAATGTGACCCAGCTCGATATCCGTCCGCAGCCGCCGGAAAAGGAAGACAAGCTCAGCGTCTGGCCCTATTGGGCGACCAAGATGCGCACTTCTTCCAGCCAGGCGGAAGGCGCATCGCGTGAGTTTCAGGTCGCGACGCTGGAATTTATCGGCGAGGATGGACGCCTTACCCATGTGAAGTGCTGTCAGGTCGATGAAAAGCGCAGGCCGATTGCCGGAACGGAATTCTTCATCAAGGCCGATCTGGCCTTCATCGCCATCGGCTTTGCCGGTCCTGTGGAAGACAGTGTGGTGAAGGAAATGGACGGGAAACTCGAAATCGCCACCGACCGGCGTGGCTCGAAGTCCGTCAAGGCAAACGATCGTGATTATCGCACCAATGTCGACAAGCTCTATGCGGCGGGTGATATCCGTCGCGGCCAGTCGCTGGTTGTCTGGGCGATCCGCGAAGGCCGTCAGGCAGCCCATGCTATTGATGCGGATTTGATGGGCAGTTCCGTTTTGCCTCGTTGA
- the gltB gene encoding glutamate synthase large subunit translates to MTHLTPSVSNVVSHNVQNEAVKAATTASTRTTRKTKAAGVPPAQGLYDPRNEHDACGVGFIAHMKGRKSHVVVENGLKMLENLTHRGAVGADPLMGDGAGILVQIPDRFFREEMARQGIDLPQPGHYGVGYIFMPRDPDLRAHAEEIVREVIAAEGQTFIGFREVPVDNSSLSKAPHIAATEPFHMQVFIGRSPMLETDDDFERRLFVLRKVISNRIYQENDGDDKGFYVVSMSARTVVYKGMFLAYQVGAYYLDLKDPRFESAVALVHQRFSTNTFPSWRLAHPYRMVAHNGEINTLRGNVNRMAARQASVDSELFGNDISKLWPISYEGQSDTACFDNALEFLHQGGYSLAHAMMMLIPEAWSGNKLMSDERRAFYEYHAALMEPWDGPAAVAFTDGRQIGAMLDRNGLRPARYIVTEDDFVILASEAGVLPVDEKKIVRKWRLQPGRMLLIDMEEGRIISDEEIKSQIAQKHPYKQWLANTQLILEDLNPVEPRALRKDVSLLDRQQAFGYTQEDTKFLMAPMATTGQEAIGSMGTDTPISAMSDKSKLLYTYFKQNFAQVTNPPIDPIREELVMSLVSFIGPRPNIFDLVGASRRKRLEVRQPILTNGDLEKIRSIGHTEDRFDTKTLDITYNTGEGATGMHGAIERLCDRAEAAVHGGYNIVILSDRQVGPDRIPIPALLATAAVHHHLIRKGLRTSVGLVVESGEPREVHHFACLAGYGAEAINPYLAFDTLLDMHRRREFPPEVDEHEVVKRYIKSIGKGILKVMSKMGISTYQSYCGAQIFDAVGVRTDFVDKFFFGTATTIEGVGLDEIAEETVRRHTDAFGNDPVLLNALEVGGEYAYRMRGEAHMWSPDAVAKLQHAVRTSNPDTFTEYTRMLDAKSSQAKTIRGLFNIRFAEERGLKPVSIDEVEPATDIVKRFSTGAMSFGSISREAHTTLARAMNAIGGKSNTGEGGEEPDRFYPLPDGTANPERSAIKQVASGRFGVTTEYLVNSDLIQIKVAQGAKPGEGGQLPGHKVDATIAKTRHSTPGVGLISPPPHHDIYSIEDLAQLIYDLKNVNPAADISVKLVSEVGVGTVAAGVAKARADHITVSGYDGGTGASPLTSLKHAGSPWEIGLAETHQTLVLNGLRSRVALQVDGGLRTGRDVVIGALLGADEFGFSTAPLIAAGCIMMRKCHLNTCPVGVATQDPVLRKRFKGTPEHVINFFFYLAEEVRALLAQMGFTRLEQIIGETELLEKQAMIDHWKAKGLDFSRIFYKPEAEKHEIYWTERQHHPIDDILDRKLIELAAPALEERQPVKIDVEIKNVDRSAGAMLSGEVAKRFRHKGLPEDTISVTLRGTAGQSFGAFLARGISFELIGDGNDYIGKGLSGGRIVVRPPEDTRIVAEDSIIVGNTVLYGALEGECYFRGVAGERFAVRNSGAVTVVEGVGDHGCEYMTGGVVVVIGQTGRNFAAGMSGGVAYVLDEEGDFAQRCNMAMVELEPVPEEDDILEKLHHHGGDLMHKGRVDVSANMTHHDEERLVQLIANHLHYTGSTRAKDILDNWESYRPKFVKVMPVEYRRALEEMERMQIGVAAE, encoded by the coding sequence ATGACGCATTTGACGCCATCTGTATCGAATGTGGTTTCTCACAACGTACAGAACGAAGCGGTCAAAGCTGCGACGACGGCTTCCACCCGAACGACGCGAAAAACCAAGGCTGCGGGTGTTCCGCCGGCTCAAGGCCTTTATGATCCGCGCAACGAGCATGATGCGTGCGGCGTCGGCTTCATCGCCCATATGAAGGGCAGGAAATCACATGTGGTCGTGGAAAACGGCCTGAAGATGCTGGAAAACCTCACCCATCGTGGTGCTGTCGGCGCCGATCCGCTGATGGGCGACGGTGCGGGCATTCTGGTGCAGATTCCAGATCGCTTCTTTCGCGAGGAAATGGCGCGTCAGGGCATAGACCTGCCGCAGCCGGGTCACTATGGCGTCGGCTATATTTTCATGCCGCGCGACCCGGATCTGCGCGCCCATGCGGAAGAGATCGTCAGGGAAGTGATCGCCGCCGAAGGCCAGACCTTCATCGGCTTCCGCGAAGTGCCGGTCGATAATTCTTCGCTTTCCAAGGCTCCGCATATCGCGGCCACCGAGCCGTTCCATATGCAGGTCTTCATCGGGCGCAGCCCGATGCTGGAAACCGACGACGATTTCGAGCGCCGCCTGTTCGTGCTGCGCAAGGTCATCTCCAACCGCATCTATCAGGAGAATGACGGCGACGATAAGGGTTTCTATGTCGTGTCCATGTCGGCCCGCACGGTGGTCTATAAGGGCATGTTCCTGGCCTATCAGGTCGGCGCTTATTATCTGGACTTGAAAGACCCCCGCTTTGAAAGCGCGGTGGCGCTGGTGCACCAGCGTTTTTCCACCAACACCTTTCCGTCCTGGCGTCTTGCCCACCCCTACCGCATGGTCGCCCATAACGGCGAAATCAACACGCTGCGCGGCAATGTCAACCGGATGGCGGCGCGCCAGGCTTCGGTCGATAGCGAACTGTTCGGCAACGATATTTCCAAGCTCTGGCCAATTTCCTATGAGGGCCAGTCGGATACGGCCTGTTTCGACAATGCGCTCGAATTCCTGCATCAGGGCGGCTACAGCCTTGCACATGCCATGATGATGCTGATCCCGGAAGCATGGTCGGGCAACAAGCTGATGTCGGATGAGCGCCGCGCGTTCTACGAATATCATGCAGCACTCATGGAGCCGTGGGATGGCCCTGCCGCTGTCGCCTTCACCGATGGCCGCCAGATCGGCGCGATGCTGGACCGCAACGGCCTGCGGCCTGCACGCTATATCGTGACGGAAGACGATTTCGTCATTCTGGCTTCGGAAGCAGGCGTCCTGCCGGTCGATGAAAAAAAGATCGTCAGGAAGTGGCGTCTTCAGCCGGGCCGCATGCTGCTGATCGACATGGAAGAAGGCCGCATCATCTCCGATGAGGAAATCAAGTCGCAGATCGCGCAGAAGCACCCTTACAAGCAGTGGCTTGCCAATACGCAGCTCATTCTGGAAGACCTCAACCCGGTCGAGCCGCGTGCGCTGCGCAAGGATGTGAGCCTGCTCGACCGCCAGCAGGCCTTCGGCTATACGCAGGAAGATACCAAGTTCCTGATGGCGCCGATGGCGACCACGGGTCAGGAAGCCATCGGCTCCATGGGCACCGATACGCCAATTTCGGCCATGTCCGACAAGTCGAAGCTGCTTTACACCTATTTCAAGCAGAACTTCGCACAGGTGACGAACCCGCCGATCGATCCGATCCGCGAGGAACTGGTGATGAGCCTCGTCTCCTTCATTGGCCCGCGTCCAAACATCTTCGATCTTGTCGGCGCCTCGCGCCGCAAGCGTCTGGAAGTGCGCCAGCCCATCCTGACCAATGGCGATCTGGAAAAGATCCGTTCTATCGGCCACACGGAAGACCGCTTCGATACCAAGACGCTCGACATCACCTATAATACGGGCGAGGGCGCGACCGGTATGCATGGCGCCATCGAGCGTCTGTGCGACCGCGCGGAAGCAGCCGTTCATGGCGGCTATAACATCGTCATCCTCTCCGACCGCCAGGTCGGGCCGGACCGTATTCCGATCCCGGCCCTGCTGGCGACGGCTGCCGTGCACCATCACCTGATCCGCAAGGGTCTTCGCACCTCGGTCGGTCTTGTGGTGGAATCGGGCGAGCCGCGCGAAGTGCATCATTTTGCCTGCCTCGCAGGCTATGGCGCCGAAGCGATCAATCCCTATCTCGCCTTCGACACGCTGCTCGACATGCATCGCCGCCGCGAATTTCCGCCGGAAGTCGACGAGCATGAAGTGGTCAAGCGCTACATCAAGTCGATTGGCAAGGGCATCCTCAAGGTCATGTCCAAGATGGGTATCTCGACCTATCAGTCCTATTGCGGCGCGCAGATTTTCGATGCGGTCGGCGTCAGGACGGATTTCGTGGACAAGTTCTTCTTCGGCACCGCCACGACCATCGAAGGCGTTGGCCTCGACGAGATCGCGGAAGAAACCGTGCGCCGTCACACCGATGCTTTCGGCAATGATCCCGTTCTTCTGAACGCGCTCGAAGTCGGCGGCGAATATGCCTATCGTATGCGCGGCGAGGCGCATATGTGGTCGCCGGATGCGGTGGCAAAGCTGCAACATGCGGTGCGCACGTCCAATCCAGACACGTTCACCGAATATACGAGGATGCTCGACGCCAAGTCGTCGCAGGCCAAGACCATTCGCGGCCTGTTCAATATCCGCTTTGCCGAGGAACGTGGCCTGAAGCCCGTTTCCATCGATGAGGTGGAGCCGGCAACGGATATCGTCAAGCGGTTCTCAACCGGCGCCATGTCCTTCGGCTCGATCTCCAGAGAGGCGCATACCACGCTTGCCCGCGCGATGAACGCCATTGGCGGCAAGTCGAACACCGGCGAGGGCGGCGAGGAGCCGGATCGTTTCTACCCGCTGCCGGATGGCACGGCGAACCCGGAACGCTCGGCAATCAAGCAGGTGGCCTCGGGCCGTTTCGGTGTGACGACGGAATATCTCGTCAATTCCGATCTGATCCAGATCAAGGTTGCGCAGGGCGCAAAGCCCGGCGAAGGCGGCCAGCTTCCGGGGCACAAGGTCGATGCGACCATCGCCAAGACCCGCCACTCCACGCCGGGTGTTGGCCTCATTTCGCCGCCGCCGCACCATGACATCTACTCGATTGAAGATCTGGCGCAGCTCATCTACGACCTGAAAAACGTCAATCCGGCAGCCGATATTTCGGTCAAGCTGGTGTCGGAAGTGGGCGTGGGCACGGTTGCAGCCGGTGTCGCCAAGGCGCGCGCCGACCATATCACCGTGTCGGGCTATGATGGCGGCACGGGCGCTTCACCGCTCACCTCGCTGAAGCACGCCGGTTCCCCGTGGGAAATCGGCCTTGCCGAAACCCACCAGACGCTGGTGCTGAACGGGCTTCGCTCCCGCGTGGCGCTTCAGGTCGATGGCGGCTTGCGCACCGGGCGCGACGTGGTCATCGGCGCGCTGCTCGGGGCTGACGAGTTCGGTTTCTCGACCGCTCCGCTGATTGCGGCTGGCTGCATCATGATGCGCAAGTGCCATCTGAACACCTGCCCCGTCGGCGTGGCGACGCAGGATCCCGTCTTACGCAAGCGTTTCAAGGGCACGCCGGAACACGTCATCAACTTCTTCTTCTATCTGGCGGAAGAAGTGCGCGCGCTTTTGGCCCAGATGGGTTTCACCCGGCTGGAACAGATCATCGGTGAAACCGAGCTTCTGGAAAAGCAGGCGATGATCGACCACTGGAAGGCGAAAGGGCTGGATTTCAGCCGCATCTTCTACAAGCCGGAGGCCGAGAAGCACGAAATCTACTGGACCGAGCGCCAGCACCACCCGATCGACGATATTCTGGATCGCAAGCTGATCGAATTGGCCGCGCCTGCGCTCGAAGAACGCCAGCCGGTCAAGATCGACGTGGAGATCAAGAATGTGGATCGTTCCGCAGGCGCAATGCTCTCGGGCGAAGTGGCCAAGCGTTTCCGCCACAAGGGCCTGCCGGAAGACACCATCTCCGTCACGCTTCGCGGTACGGCTGGCCAGTCCTTCGGTGCCTTCCTCGCACGCGGCATCTCGTTTGAACTGATCGGTGACGGCAATGATTATATCGGCAAGGGCCTTTCAGGTGGCCGCATCGTGGTGCGCCCGCCGGAAGACACGCGCATCGTCGCCGAGGATTCGATCATCGTCGGCAATACGGTGCTCTACGGCGCGCTTGAAGGCGAGTGCTATTTCCGCGGCGTTGCGGGCGAGCGTTTCGCCGTGCGCAACTCCGGTGCGGTTACGGTTGTCGAAGGTGTGGGCGACCACGGCTGCGAATATATGACCGGCGGCGTGGTTGTCGTGATCGGGCAGACGGGGCGCAATTTCGCGGCGGGCATGTCGGGCGGCGTCGCCTATGTGCTTGATGAGGAAGGCGATTTCGCGCAGCGTTGCAACATGGCGATGGTCGAGCTGGAGCCGGTGCCGGAAGAAGACGACATTCTGGAAAAGCTGCATCACCATGGCGGCGATCTCATGCACAAGGGCCGTGTGGACGTTTCCGCCAACATGACCCATCATGATGAGGAGCGTCTGGTGCAGCTAATCGCCAACCACCTGCACTATACGGGTTCGACGCGCGCAAAAGACATTCTCGACAATTGGGAAAGCTATCGCCCGAAATTCGTGAAGGTCATGCCGGTGGAATATCGCCGCGCTCTGGAAGAGATGGAGCGCATGCAGATCGGCGTGGCGGCTGAGTAA